From the genome of Sphingobacteriales bacterium:
CCTGTTGCTTTGATGAACAAAACACGATAAAAAGCGATACGGTGCAGGAGGTAGCCATTTATCCTTATCAGTTTTTTACCAATAAAACATTCAAACGTATGACCCGTATTTTTATCTCTTATTCCAAAATGGATTTACCGCTTATTTTAGAATTTCAAGACCACCTCAGCGCACTCAAGCGCGACAATTTAGTAGAAAGCTGGTTTTGCACGGAGCTGCTGGCAGGCGGCAAATGGAACAATGATATTCAGGAGCATTTTAGTAAAGCGGATATGGTCTGCTTTATGGTGAGTCCGAATTTTATGCGCACCGATTATATTTATGACTATGAAATTAAAAGAGCCTTTGAACGGCAAAACGAAGACCCCAATTTTAAGATAGTGCCTATTATTTTAGATTTTTGCCGTTGGAAAACCCAAGCCTACAATCTAAGCGATTTTACGGCATTGCCCTATACTGCCAAGCCCATTTGTGATTTTGAAAACAGAAATTTAGCTTGGTATATTGTAATTGAGTGTTTGCGCATCAGTATAGAAGAAGGAAAATATCCAAATTCGGAAGATTATTTCGGCAACCACAAACAAATTCCAGAGGATATAAAAGCATATTTTAAGCGCATTGTAGCAGCAAATAAAGATGGGGGGAAAGTTCCGTGAGTTCGCCGCCCTCAATTCCTCCTTTTTGAAGGTGGAAAGTTTTTTTATCCAATTTTTCAACTTTTTCAAAGTCGGAACTTTGACAAAGTTATCCCCTCTACCGATGATGAACCCGATGCACACTAAAAAATTCTAAAAATTATTTAATCCAATCAATCAAGGTTCAGACATTTTTTGAGAGTGCAAACTAAACTGTGCTAAAGCCAAATTTCGATATTGATAATCAGAAAGCTATAAAAAATTGACACAGTTTATTTTACAGACTCTATCCCAAAAAATGATACTTTTTGGCGTATTGCTGTTTTTTTGATGCGCCTCGCTCACCCGATTCCCACCGACAACATTTCGCCGCTTTCGGTGTAGATGATATAGGCAGCCTGCACCGAATAACCCATCGTTTTGAGCCAACGGGCATAGCGGCGGATATGGCGGCGATGTCGTTCGGATTGCTCCTGCTGCTGATAATCAATCAAAATGGCTTCGTGCTCTTTGAACAAAACGCGGTCAGGACGATAGGCTTTTCCTTTTACCATCAAAGTGCGCCCCGACAAAGCCTGCCATTCGCCCGAAAATAAATGTTGCAACTGCTCATTACCAAACATATTGCGCAGTTGTTGTGCAATAGCAGTGCGGCGTTCCTGACTCAGCAAGCCCGCATCTTGCTCGGTACGCAGCACCCACTCCAACTCCGAATAATGCTGTAATTGTTTCAAAATCTGGTGCGTTTGCAAACCCTGCCCAATGCGCTCGCCGCGCTCATCGCCCAATAGCTGCAAATAATCGGCTACATCTTCGCGCAAAGAAAGCGGACGCTCGGCGGTGTAAACAGTGCCATCTTGGAGTACTATTTCGTTGGCGGCTGTATCGGCGGTGTTTGCAAGGGCTTTCGGCTGAAAACTACCTATTTTCAACACTTGCAGCATCGGGTCGTAGTGTGGCGAAGCTCCATATTTTTGCTGTACGGCTTGCTGTGCCAACATACCGAAATTAGTGATGTTTTCGTTGATTTTCAGCAGTTGTTTTTTAAAAGTAAAAAACACATACAAGCGATCGATGGGGCGCGTGAGTGCCACATACGCCACATTAAAACGCTCCATCAAATGCCCGCTGCGCTCCTCGTGGTAGGCTTTTTTGAAATGAGTATTTTCAAGGTTTTTGGTGTATTTAACAGGCAAAATATCAAAACTTTCCCAATCGGCATCGGCGGGCGGCTGCACCCACAGGAGTTTGCCGCTTTTGGGCGAAAAAGGAATATTGGCATAAGGAAAAATAACGATGGGGGCTTCCAAGCCTTTGGCTTTGTGGACGGTCATAATGCGCACCGCCTCCATTTTGGAGGGCGTAAGTACCGAAAGGCGGTTTTCCTGCTCGCCGTACCACTTCAAAAAATCGCCCAACTGCATTTTGCTCTCCTGCGTTTTGGTAAGTGCCAACTCCGACAACTGCAATAAATAAGGGTCGTTGAGTGCATCAAAACCCAAATAATGATACAACTGTGTGATACATTCAAACAAATTTTTGCTATACAGGCTGTCAAAATGCTGCACCAAAGCGGACGGCAGCCATTGTGCGAAAAGTTGGCGGTCGGTGGCGGCATCGCTGAAGAGGAGTTGTGGCTCGGAAACGGGTAATTGTTGTATTTCGCGCCACTGCCACAGCAAAGCGGTATAGGCAAGTGCATCATCACGGCGGTGGAGGTAGCGCAACAGATTGACCACACATTTTACATACACCGAATTATCCAATAGCATAGAATTGCCGGAAATAAAAGGGATATGCTGCTGCACCAACACAGGAGCAACGAGCAGGGCTTGAAAATTGGTGTCCACCAAAATCAGAATATCGGAATAGTTGTAGCCGTCTGCCATTGCCTGCTGAATGGCTGCAAGGAGGTGCGTGGTGGCGGGGTCGTTGGCGATGCGCTCGCTGTCGTCTGCATCACTGCTGCCGCCCTTGTCGGAAAGTTCTTTGGCGGGGCTGTTGTCCTGCGTCAGAAAGCGCATTTCTACATAACCACCTTCGCCGTCTTTTTTGGCAGGTTTTTGTGCTAAGTTTTTATAGGCTTTTTCCAATAAAGATTGTATTTCGGGCTGTTCTTGCTCTTGCGCT
Proteins encoded in this window:
- a CDS encoding UvrD-helicase domain-containing protein, coding for MPAFVYQASAGSGKTFALVKEYLKIVINNPSDYRHVLAITFTNKATEEMKERIIRELRTMAAPDTPSSDMEQAIAEALQMPAAQVRRHAREALARLLHDYSRFEVCTIDSFFSRLIHSFAAEFQLPLNYRLDIEQLDALQAGIKKMYEDLQQNTAVLDWLENFVLDRMQESKGWHIDGAISTMGTQLFTEDFFKFLMEGGLTLEELKHWIKNTKVANAHFEQTLLNYAQEAKTLLQQQNLSPKDLLNHSFNWFESNIPQKKYPPNQTFIDIINGEKKWYAKTAKRLQDILAIEEQLDSIAQNAYRYYQEHHRAYYSNAEVLYNIYTYGLLGILNENLKHYRDENNLLLISDTGFLLRSVINDNDAPFVMDKMGSYFKHILIDEFQDTSDVQWKNLLPLIKNVLSEDNLALMVGDVKQSIYRWRGGNMHLLLNKIYEDLKHFQPKQVQLAENYRTRHDIVHFNNDFFSAALDILIAQEQEQPEIQSLLEKAYKNLAQKPAKKDGEGGYVEMRFLTQDNSPAKELSDKGGSSDADDSERIANDPATTHLLAAIQQAMADGYNYSDILILVDTNFQALLVAPVLVQQHIPFISGNSMLLDNSVYVKCVVNLLRYLHRRDDALAYTALLWQWREIQQLPVSEPQLLFSDAATDRQLFAQWLPSALVQHFDSLYSKNLFECITQLYHYLGFDALNDPYLLQLSELALTKTQESKMQLGDFLKWYGEQENRLSVLTPSKMEAVRIMTVHKAKGLEAPIVIFPYANIPFSPKSGKLLWVQPPADADWESFDILPVKYTKNLENTHFKKAYHEERSGHLMERFNVAYVALTRPIDRLYVFFTFKKQLLKINENITNFGMLAQQAVQQKYGASPHYDPMLQVLKIGSFQPKALANTADTAANEIVLQDGTVYTAERPLSLREDVADYLQLLGDERGERIGQGLQTHQILKQLQHYSELEWVLRTEQDAGLLSQERRTAIAQQLRNMFGNEQLQHLFSGEWQALSGRTLMVKGKAYRPDRVLFKEHEAILIDYQQQEQSERHRRHIRRYARWLKTMGYSVQAAYIIYTESGEMLSVGIG